Part of the Magnetococcales bacterium genome is shown below.
CGCGCCCAGGAGGCGGCTTCCGGCACCCAGAATGTGGCCCACTCTTCCACGGTGATGGCCACTCACGCCGAACGGGTCGCCTCGGAGAGCGATGGCGCGCGGGAGCGGTCCGAATCCATGCGCGCCGTGGCCGAGGAGATGTTCCGGGCTTCGGCCCAGGTGCAAAAAATGATGCTCCAGGCCATGGATCATGTGGAAACCCTGCACGAGACCATTCGGCTCTCCGGTCAATTGACCGAGGGGCTGAATCAGAGCAGTCAGGCGTTGCGGGCGGCCCGGGTGGGTTGGACCATTTCCTGAAGTGGGGAGTGGCAACGCACGCGTGATTTTTCGTGAGTCATCGCAGGGGGTCGGGGACCGGCACGGTCCCCGGTAGGGGTTTGGGGACGAAGCCCCCAAGGTCTTGATTTGGACTTTCGCGCAGCGACGCGCTTCCCCCAAAAAAGAAAAAAAGCAAAAAAGCAAAACCCTGGGAGAAGAATCTCCCAGACCCTCACTTTTTTTTCAATAATATTTCATTCAGGCGCGACGTTTTTGCCAGATCAGGTATCCACCGATCAACAGCAGGGCGAATCCGGCGGCAGCGATCACCAACCACAGGGTGTGCTGTTTGACCCATGCGGTATTTTCGCCGATGACGAAGCCGAAGATCAACAAGACGATGTTCCAGAGCGTGGCACCCATGAAGGTGTAAAGAATGAAGGGCGGCAGTCGCATGCGGCCCACCCCGGCGGGCATGGAGATGAGATGGCGCACACCGGGCAGGAAACGTCCCGTGAAAATCGAGATTTCTCCGTGTTTGGCGAAGAAAGCTTCGGTTTGTTGCAGGTGTTTGTCGGTGATGAGCAAAAAGCGTCCGAAACGGGCGATGATGGGGCGTCCCAGCCACATGGCCAGATAATAACTGCCCAGGGATCCGGCGATGCTCCCCAGGCTCGAAGCCAGGATCGATCCCCCCCAGGTGAGTTTTTGCGTGGAGACCAGATAACCAGCCGGGATCATGACCAGTTCCGAGGGCACGGGAAAAATGGAACTTTCGGCGGCCATGAGCACGAAAATGGCCCAATAGTCCAACTGTCCCATCCATTCGAGCAACAGATTGGTGACACGTTCGCCCATGCGAAGCTCCTTGCGGGGTGTGTGCTACAGGGGAGTCGGTTGGCGCGATGGCCAGGGGGTGCAAGATTCAAGATCGCTGACATAAAGTCAGGTGGCTGGCGGACTAGGATTCGAACCTAGACTGGAGGAGTCAGAATCCTCTATCCTACCGTTAGACGATCCGCCAATGCAGTCAACTCCGGCCATTATTCCTCAATTGCGGACTCCCCGTCAAGGGGATTTTCTGAAAGATCCGGGGGTGGAAGCCTTTCCCCGGGATCAATAGTCCTTTTTCCACTGCACGCCGATGTCGCCGTTGGACTTGGCGTCCACGCCGGTTTTGAGATAGAGCCGGGGGGTCATTTCCACTTCCACGTTGA
Proteins encoded:
- a CDS encoding DedA family protein, yielding MGERVTNLLLEWMGQLDYWAIFVLMAAESSIFPVPSELVMIPAGYLVSTQKLTWGGSILASSLGSIAGSLGSYYLAMWLGRPIIARFGRFLLITDKHLQQTEAFFAKHGEISIFTGRFLPGVRHLISMPAGVGRMRLPPFILYTFMGATLWNIVLLIFGFVIGENTAWVKQHTLWLVIAAAGFALLLIGGYLIWQKRRA